The Agromyces sp. G08B096 DNA window GCCAGCGGTCTCGTCCGACAGGCTCGTGAGGCGCGAGAGCATCACCGATGCGCCGAGCACATCGGCGAGGGCTGCGGCCTCCTCGTCGTTCAGCGGGACGGAGTTGCGGCAGGCGTCGGGATCGTCTTCGTCGAAGACGCCCAGGTCGCGTTCGCCGTCGCGATGCGAGACGACGCTGATTCGGCGACCGCCCTCGGTCACCAGGTCGTGCCGGACACCGATGCCGGGCAGGTCGACCTTCTCGATGCGAATACCCACGCCCGACATCGTAACCCCGCCGGAGGGTGTCGCCGCCCGGGCTACGGGCGCGGCGCCGAGGGCGGCACCTCCGTCGGCGTCGTCCTCGTCGTCATGACGAGGACGGGGGTCCCGCCGTCGTCGTCCGTCGCGAAGGAGACGCG harbors:
- a CDS encoding cation:proton antiporter regulatory subunit; the protein is MGIRIEKVDLPGIGVRHDLVTEGGRRISVVSHRDGERDLGVFDEDDPDACRNSVPLNDEEAAALADVLGASVMLSRLTSLSDETAGLYTEQIALPTDSPYLNRTLGDTKARTRTHASIVAIVRDGSVIPSPTPAERLRAGDVIVVVGTREGLDGVSRLLANGPD